The genomic stretch GGATGCCATATGTGATCGCTACATGAAAAAAGTTTGGGAGGCATATATCAACAATCCAAGCGAACAATTCTCTTGGGAAAAAAAGCCTTATGCTTACCTACTAAATTGTGCAAATGGTAAGAAAATGAGAATTGATACACCATGGATTAATGTGGACTTTATCTACAGCCCTGTTTACATACGCGATATGTACCATTGAGTGCTTGTTGAAATCATCTTGAAGAGCAAAACGCTTAAAATATATGTTAGCGTGGCTGGGAAAGGGCACTAGAAGAATGTCATGACAGCTGTAATTGCATACTCAATGATGATACCCATGCTTTTAAAATCTATAAATTTTTACAAGGAAAGGAAAAATATTGAAGAAGGGGATTTTGATATGGAATTTGTGGAAGACCTGGAAGTTCAACAAAATtggtatgtttaaatatttttttgcaAACTTTGAATAAAAATGAATCTTATTGGATATATGCCAAACTTTTTGGTATATATCTTTACATTTTAGCTTTGTAAAAATGATGGGGATGTTTGTCTCTAGTACAAAAGCTCTGGTATATCACTTTGTTTGTTGTATATATGCTTTGACATCTTGTATATCTTGTTTTGTTagaaaaaatatgactttttttgtGTCTATTGTCTAATGCAAATTTGATTGTGGAATATTTGTCATCAAGAGAGCTGAAGCTCTAATGTCGAACAATAGTTTAGAAGATATCACAAACCAAAAAATGCGCTTCTTTTGTGAAAAGTTAGCTGTGGAGCTTTATGCTTGGGGAAAGGAAAAACAGAGGAGAAATACTGATAGTGATACAGAAATGGTTTTGTAAACATACCACATAGGaacaacttttttttttgaatatttcTGTAGAAAAAGTTGGATATCCATGTAATTAAAATATATCTTAGTTAAAAGATATTATTCAATTATACTAATATACTGGTGTTCACTATAGATATACTATTTTAATAAACTCATATAACacaatatatatagagagagatgtATCGTAAGAAATCAATAACAGTGGTATACCATAAGGCAGATAATATATATACCGATCTTGTAAATTTATGTGCCAtaccataattttttttgtattgcAAATTATAGGCAACTTTAATACATAATATATACCATAAATATATCtaacacaaaagaaaaatatatacatataccataatacaAATAAAAGATACTCCAATCTATTAAACTTACATACCATAAACATGTAAACTATTTAACCATAATCAATAGAGTATATAATATATCAACAATCAAATAACAGATATATGATTGTTTTAAACTTATATACCACAAATATATAAGTTTAAAACTTATAATATATGggggcactcttaatggttactacccatgaatgactattttatttttaaccattagattaagatcaatggtctatatttatagttgttaattaatatttttaaatataaattttgatttttttttttaaattttggaaaggCTACCTGATTACATATCGGtcgcatatttttttaaattaaagaattaaaaaaaaatcttatttaaggattatatatgaaaattcgaaattaatgtagaaagaAAATCTTTACCTGTTGGTAACTTGTTATACCAAGTCtctatgttgtcacatcatcataattgttagtactcatctATGGATAGTAACTATTGAgaaatcttccatatatatatatatgcaaagaGATATATACCTTAATATTAAACTTATAtacaactttttatttttatttttatattgctAGTTATAGGCAACtctaatacataatataattaccATAGCAAGTTTCCTTTTCAAATTTATAATTTTCAACATAACTTGTAGTTCACTCTTATATACCATAGATCAAACAACAAATATACTAGGCTACTAAATTTATGTTTCATAAACTTGTCTTTTATTCTACCATAAAAAATAGGGTTTGTTTTTCAATAGATTTACTATAATTTTACACTTATATACAACAAATGTATATAtacaacaatacaaataaaaatatatcatGTTAATGGACTTATATGCCATACAAACCTTTTTTCCTTACTCAAGCTAGTCATCTTTGATATATCATTAGACAAACCACAGATACACCAAAGTTGATACTATAACATATGCAAACACAAGTTattgataattgtgatatactatAATATAAATTATAGATATGCTATACTATTAAACATATATAGTGTAagcttttatttttaattttttatcatatggtataaataatatatataaatgaattttttatttttaacaaaattaattaatatggaCACTTGAATATGAATATGGTATACTACAACTCAAATAACATATATACCATGAATGTAAAATCATAGTTAAAAAAAATGTTTCTCCATAACATAAAGAAATGTCATTCATGAGCTCTAATATACCATAGAAAAAAACATTCATATACCCATTTTAAAACTCTATACCAATAAAATAATTTAACTTATATATCATAAGCTCATTTTTTAATTTATGAGAAGTAATAGAGACAATGATATACCGCTataaaaataacatatatatcataattttaaacttatataccataaatatatataccattttttttctttttatagctAAATAAAATTACCTAAACTAATATACCAATTTTTAAAACTAATATACTATAATATTAAACTTATATACCACAACATATATAtactttaaaaataaataatagtgtTATTATTATTGGAAGTTACTGGCAACTCTAATCCATAATATTATTACCAGAAACAAGTTTTATTCCTAAACTTTTGTTTTTTAACATAAACTAAATTTAATTCTAATATATCATAAAACAAACAATCAATAAGCAATAGAGGCAATGATAtaccattataaaaaaattagaaatactATACTTTTAAAGTTATATACCACAAATAAATATaccatttattttgttttttttttctctctatatAACATAGCTAAATAAAATTAACCAAAATTAATATATCGGTATTCACTATAGATATACTATTTTTAATAAACTCATATAccacaacatacatatatatagagatttattgTAAGAAATCAATAGCAGTGGTATACCGTAAAGTAAATAATAGATATACCGATCTTGTAAACTTATGTGCCATACAAGATTTTTTTTCTATTGCAAgttatacataaaaaaatacatatactgTAATACAAATAGAAGATATACCATGCTAATGAAATTATGTACCAAAAAAAATTTCTCTTAAGCTATTTCTATATCTAATATACTGTAACACAAATAACATATATACCATTCTGATAAACTTGTAtaccataatttttttatatgtaatCAAAAGCAACATGTGTTGTGATATActacaataaataataatatatataccaTAGACAATAACATATGTGccctatttttttaataaaccaTAAGCAATAGCCACTGTCATATGCCATAGTTCAAATAACAAATATACTTTTAAACTTATATACCAATTTAAATTTGATTACAAAAGATACCATAATGTGTTTGAAACATCAAATCTAATTGagttatgttgacgccgtttttcgtcaaacagtgaaagaagagcacgtaaacaattaatgataatggctaaatgaaataaaacaaatcaaacacgctatttttacgtggttcagcagttaaatctgcctagtccacgagtctctgttattaatcttaagattatctctgaaaattcttaagcatgaattcttcagagttttctctcaaggatcagaaattcggtcctctacaatggtgcatggcttctctatttatagagaaggatgcagaatactatcccacatattttgggtagttactcttttgtgaataaaataaatggctttaaatgcctataatcagataaaaaaggaaacgtccctgaagaccaggaaacgcataactgactaaataatatcccacgattcttggggatttacattaataaatgaagattacatctcatgtttataacacttgtagatattcaaggtggttatagcgtatctctaaggctttagcatcccaggtctcacgtcatACTGCGAGccaatgacatctcccgagatcatgtgcatttcgagatcgtacgtacatcgagctcgagaccccAATCCGAAGTCGTCCCCCAAGATGAGCGTGTTctcggagctatctttcgagatcgagattgtttcgaggtcaccacattcgagatcatatatcgtgctttgcaggctcgatatacaatcctggagcataccccaatccttacgagaccatttgttgcgaatccaagtttcgaggtcacatttaccatggctcgaaatctgggtataacaagttATAGCACTTCCAAAGATAAATGTCATCAATTAATTTAACACACTCATATTTTTAACATGACCTACAACCAATTGAATGTAGTCAAATTATTATTGGAAAACATCCCGATGTTCCAAATCCAacaaatagtaaactaaaagTTGTAAAACTAAAGTGAATGTTTAATGAGTATGAACACAAGATTTCAGCCTCTTCATAGATTTCATCTTCACAGGAATAACATTTCTACATCTTTTACGATTGTGTCCACTTTCATTGCACCTACCACACTTGATTTgcctcttttttttttaccaGCTAAAGGAATCCTCTTCTTTTTTGGTATGCCAGATCTTCTCCTTGCAATGGGTGGCAGCACAACATGATCTTTGACAATATCAGGAATATCCTAAATTTTTTGACTTCCCACTAGATGGATTATTTCATTATATGTGTTCACAAAAACATCCTTCATGTAAAAGTTAGAGACATAAGTATAATGACACAAGTTTGCTTTTCTTATGGCAGCACATGCATGCGGGCAAGGAATTTCATCTAAGCCCCACTTGCAACAAGTGCAACTTCGCTTTAGAATTTCAACAAAAAATCTAAGTTAACATCAACAACTTGGTAAATTTGATGACCAACAGAGTATACCCGAGTATGAATAGAATTAATCAATATTGAAACATGTGCACTAAGGGTACTATATATATACTGTCATTGGTAATAAATATACACATAGCTAAATAAAAGATGTAGCTAAAATTGACTTACATTCATAATTCTACCTAGACGATTTTGCTCAACAAGCTAGCCTTCTGCCCATGTTGATTACCTTGTAAATGTGCTTGCTGCTTCCAAACGACATGTATCAAACCATTTTTGAACCTTTTGTCTTAAATTTTCCAATAAAGCTACAACTGATAGTTAAGAAACACCATTAGATCAATatgtaaaaacaatatatattacATACATATACATGCTATTGAAATCATATACCATAaactttataatattttttttctagtttaaaaaataaaataaacaattctTGTTGTTGCATCTTGTACATTTCTCAATACACCAGTTACAAAATACAATATACCATAATAGAAAATGAATATACCAAACAATAGATAACAAACAAAAAATGGAAACTAGAGACAAAAGAAATAAATTTGAAACAAAAATATACCAGGAAAGTCTCTAGCTTCCTTCCAAACCGAATTTAAGCTTTCAGATATATTTGAAGTCATAATTTTGTTTCTTCTTCCAGTAGAATATGATCTAGCCATTTCTCGTATCCAACTTGAAGAAGATATTCACGAATTCTTGGTTTGATGGACTCCATTTGGCACATATAAAACTCAAATTTAATCTTTAAATGAGCTCTTGAACAATTCTCAAATAGCACATCATGGCCCTTGAACTTCAATGAAGATTTTAGGTTGTTCAACAAGTGATAGGTGCATAGAACATGTTCTGCATCTGGATACACAATAGATATTGCATTCTCAATACTCCTATGTTTGTCTGAAACAATAACCAAATTATCCCAAGTTCCTAATGCACCTCTTAACCTTTGGAAAACCAAATCCAAGAAGAATCATTCTCGGAATCTTCGATGCCAAAACCTATTGGGAATATATGATTATTGGCATCCATGGCATATGCCATGAATAATGTTCCTGAAAATTTAGCTGTTAAAAATGTTCCATCAACTGATATGACTGGCCTACAATACTTCCATCCTTTAATTGAAGCTTCAAATGTCATGAACATATACAAGAATCTGCCTTCATCATCAGTTTGATAATCAACCACTGAGCCTACAAATGGAAATGATTGTACAAATCATAAACACAATTTATATAAAAAGATTGCTTGTTTTTCCCACTCAGTACAAGAAACACATATACTATAggtgaaaaaaatatatacatatatatactgaTGACAAAAACTGATATactaaacatgattaataaataaaaaataaataaaactatataGAAATATGTGTTATTTATTGAAATATGTACTGAGtacatcataaacatattttattaaagaaaaatatatagatatatcaaTAAAAAAACAACACCATAAAGACAtacacagaaaaaaaaaattacaaaccaaacaACCACATACCAGGATTGGAAGACTTTAGAGCATGGAGATATGATGGCAATAGAGCATATGACTCATCAGCTGATTCTTGCAATGCCTCCAATGTTTTTTTCCTTTGCCATACGAGATTTGAAGTAATTGATATGGACCCCATATTCTCTCAACATATGAGCTACTATCGTTTTAGGACATGTTGGTGCATCATCTCTTAGCAAGTTAGTTACACAATCACTCACTAATTTGCTAGTAGCTTGACAATGATCATTTAACACAACATCAATTGGACAAGTATGATCCTTGACATACTTCCTAACcatccaaaaatctctatttccATACTTTGAAGCCCTCATGTACCATTCACAATTTGGAACTACACATCTGACAACCAATCTAGTTTGGTTAGACTTAATAGCCACAAATTCAAAAAAATTCTTAATTAAGATAAACCCTAATGCAGTCTTCaacttttctttattttcaaaGAGGTATTTGATTTTTAGATCTTCCAATCCAATGGGATCCACAAATTTAGAGTCTACATTTTCTGAAGTTGGAGAATTGTTCATGTTGATACTTAGAACAATTGAACTACCACTGCTCCCACCATGAGAACAGGACGATGAACCTACTTCAAAGTTTGTGCCAAACTTTGAAGACAAATCTGATTCCAACATAGAGTGATCAGCAACAGACTGCAACAACAAACGATTATTCTCAATGGACTTTTGAATTAGTTCAACCATTGGTCACTCCTCAAAACTTACAATGAGTAGGTATTTCATTTCTTTATCAGATTTGTCCATATATAGGTACCAAATCATACCACTATCACCCATAACCTCTAAAATATTGTTTCCATTCTCTCAAAGGTTCATATCTACAAAAATCCTAATGTAGTGGCGATGACAATCCAACTTTAGAGGCAACTCTTTATACAATAGTTCTACAGCATCTAAAACTATGGCATTGTCATTAAGCAACATGACTGTCAACCTATAACCCACATATTTTTTGTTGTCATTCCAATGTCCATCATACAATATTGTAATAGGAACCTTCCCATaactgaaaaaaataaaattataataaagaagGAAGACTAGAAAATCCAACTTAGTATACCACAACATTATTACATATGCCAGAAAGtaaaataacataagatattaAAATACAAATACCAAAATTATGAAACCATATACAACATAAAAAGGAGAaaaaaattggaataatatttgcAAAACAAGTGTGGTATATGACACCACACAAAACAGATATAGCAATCAAATACATTTTAACAAACCCATTTAATACATTTAAGCAATTTCAGCAAGCACATTTAATAATTTATAATGCAACTAAACTTCATGGGCACCTTCCAATGGTTAAATAGCCAATTTAATTCAGAATTTTGATCAAATATAGGATGACAAAACCAACTTAAAAGAGACTTTCATTGATGGAAGAGATGAGTTgtggaaaagaaaattaaatttgCATGTCTTATTATATTTTCTTCACAATACTATTTGACCACTCTAGCATTTAGAACACCACCAATACTTATATTTTCTAGCATTTAGCATTGCCATGTTATAGAGAATTTATAACAAATGGCCATGTATTTTTGCACTTTATGAACTCAGAAAGAAACCATATAATCAAGGCAAAGATCCTCAAAAACAAATATACCCTTCCAATAAAATCAGTAAaatataatcataaacaattgTGAGGCAAAATTAATAGTCTTGTATTTAGAAGCAAATTAGTAAAATATGGACAACTGGGATTGGAAAAGACTTCAATCCAAATGACTTAAATTTCCAATTTGTAATGATGACCCCATTAATATTTAAcacataaaatttttaaaattaataataattataaaaaaaaagctAATAGTGGCACAAGAAATTAGCCCATTTGTATTAGATGCTAGGATATAAAATACATATGCTCACATAGATGTAGAGGGCATAAAAAAAATAACCAGAAAGCATTCATTAGTATATCTCAATAAAGATTCCAAGAGAAAAAGATAAGAATCCCGAATAGTAACTCCAAataacaaaatactaaaattgcACATAAATTAAAGCCTTATTCATTTAGCTTTGAGATGCAAAGTAAATGCTTGAAGAGCTATAAGAACTTCTTTTAAACTCTCCTTGGAGGGTTTATAAACCAAATTGCAAACACATCTAAATCTTTGGCTATAACAATAATACAAAGTTGAAACCAAATTTGTTGAACCTCATCAAAATTACTATCCAGAATGGGTTGTATGCTATCACTTATTGTCTACATACAACATATTTAGaagtaaattaaaaatatacaatTCTGAAAATGCATTTAATTCTAGGCCACAATGGTTTCACAAAAACAATACCAGAGACAAAATCAATTAATGCTAGATTGATGGCCACCTAAAACAAAAATGTTTCTTAACCGTACAAAGAATATAACAAGATCGCATGAATGAGAATGAGCAATTCAGTATATATGGAAGAGAAATAATTGTTCATTTCAATTTATATAATATCACcaatcaaattatatatatttgagcaATTAATTTAGCAAGAACACTTcagtttatataatataacaaatagtCTCTAAACCATTTACACAGGAAAATGCGTATACtaatcaaaaagaaaaataaaaaagaatgaaaaGGAAGCGAAATACCTCTTGATTTGTGGAAAATTGGAAGAATGGTCAGAAAAATTGGATGATGGCCTAAAGAAAGCAAATATAGTCTAATTTTTGTTTCAAAATActaaaaagaaaatggaaaatgCTATAAAGATGGAGAGGGCAATATGAAACAAGTGAAAGTTAATCAAACATTCTTCTTTGTCGGAAAAAATGAAGGAAAGTAGAGTGAGATCTAATTGCCAGTGACCACATAAGGATACATTCGaattctccttctccttctcgttgttcttttttttttttgctgagaAATTTTTTGGTAGTATCATTAAGTGATAGAAATGATACAGTAATGGTAATGTAGATAATTAATAACCTAAAGAGGCAATTTTTCTACCATTTTTAAAATGGAGACATTGGGCTTCAAATGCACTTATTTTGGGCCATTTGTTATAAATTCTCTCTATAACGGCATATCTAGCAATGATAAAGACATAGGAACTTAAGGCAGTGAAATAAAAATAGTCCTGAttcgtttaatttttttttgggtcaTGGTGCAAACTGACCCTTAAGgatgtgtgaaagtaagtaaatgtccatgtttttaattttgtagtaaaatagcccaATCATCTcattaaatatcacatattaccaaatatgtcattaaacaaattaatattttattctaaatattttaatattatggtatatgtatattggttttgtttaattagttttcattttaaagttattttgattttttttcgttttttatggatggttgaatgatataccat from Humulus lupulus chromosome 5, drHumLupu1.1, whole genome shotgun sequence encodes the following:
- the LOC133779839 gene encoding uncharacterized protein LOC133779839 codes for the protein MVELIQKSIENNRLLLQSVADHSMLESDLSSKFGTNFEVGSSSCSHGGSSGSSIVLSINMNNSPTSENVDSKFVDPIGLEDLKIKYLFENKEKLKTALGFILIKNFFEFVAIKSNQTRLVVRCVVPNCEWYMRASKYGNRDFWMVRKYVKDHTCPIDVVLNDHCQATSKLVSDCVTNLLRDDAPTCPKTIVAHMLREYGVHINYFKSRSVVDYQTDDEGRFLYMFMTFEASIKGWKYCRPVISVDGTFLTAKFSGTLFMAYAMDANNHIFPIGFGIEDSENDSSWIWFSKDKHRSIENAISIVYPDAEHVLCTYHLLNNLKSSLKFKGHDVLFENCSRAHLKIKFEFYMCQMESIKPRIREYLLQVGYEKWLDHILLEEETKL